A window of Costertonia aggregata contains these coding sequences:
- a CDS encoding multidrug transporter yields MKSKLLVLGIVASAFIACESDDTADIIINDNSVTTTNNTTGNNGGNETVILTPASGSITENLTLEADTEYLLTGATIVSSGTTLTIEPGTVIKAEAGPNVYLAIEQGAQILANGTPSNPIVFTSNSSAPAAGDWGGIILLGRAPLNSVTGTSTSTSEIGNLPYGGNIADDNSGVLRYVRVQYSGGAADGQSENNGFSFYGVGSGTTIEYIQAFVGADDGVEFFGGTVNASFVAVVNAEDDSIDWTEGYSGTISNAYVLQGSGIGDEAFECDGFNTDFTNATGTFSNPTVTNVTIESESSNDSTRGFLLRAGTQGTFSNVLIIGKDTGISVDDDEESTPTSQNIADDTLTFTDVTFTNVTTKTAIDGGVSTEADLVTGDGNGTGTNITSWGAGWTVGIN; encoded by the coding sequence ATGAAAAGCAAATTATTAGTTTTAGGCATAGTAGCTTCGGCATTTATAGCCTGTGAAAGCGATGATACCGCAGATATTATTATTAATGATAATAGCGTTACAACTACGAACAATACCACAGGCAACAACGGAGGAAATGAAACTGTTATACTAACCCCGGCTTCAGGTTCTATTACAGAAAACTTGACCCTAGAGGCAGATACAGAGTATTTATTGACCGGTGCAACGATTGTATCTTCGGGTACAACATTGACCATAGAACCAGGAACCGTAATCAAGGCAGAAGCAGGGCCAAACGTTTATTTGGCAATTGAACAAGGTGCTCAAATCTTGGCCAATGGGACTCCTTCAAACCCTATAGTTTTCACATCCAACTCAAGTGCTCCAGCAGCGGGGGATTGGGGAGGTATAATTCTTTTGGGTAGAGCTCCGTTGAACTCTGTTACCGGTACCTCGACCTCAACCTCAGAAATCGGAAATTTACCGTACGGTGGCAATATTGCCGATGATAATTCAGGTGTGCTTCGTTACGTTAGGGTTCAATATTCAGGTGGTGCAGCAGATGGTCAATCTGAAAACAATGGGTTTTCTTTTTATGGCGTTGGCAGCGGAACAACGATCGAGTACATTCAGGCATTTGTTGGTGCGGATGACGGTGTTGAATTTTTTGGAGGAACCGTGAACGCAAGTTTTGTAGCTGTTGTAAACGCAGAAGACGATTCAATCGACTGGACCGAAGGTTATAGCGGAACCATCTCAAATGCTTATGTACTACAAGGAAGCGGGATAGGTGATGAGGCTTTTGAATGCGACGGGTTCAATACCGATTTTACCAATGCAACGGGTACTTTTTCAAACCCAACAGTAACCAATGTTACTATTGAAAGTGAAAGTTCAAATGACAGCACAAGAGGTTTTCTTCTAAGAGCTGGCACACAGGGTACTTTTTCAAATGTGTTGATCATTGGGAAAGACACAGGTATATCAGTTGATGACGATGAAGAATCAACGCCTACATCCCAAAATATTGCCGATGACACTTTAACGTTTACCGATGTTACATTTACAAACGTAACAACGAAAACAGCCATCGACGGCGGTGTTTCCACTGAAGCCGACTTGGTAACTGGAGACGGTAACGGCACCGGGACCAACATTACAAGCTGGGGAGCTGGTTGGACTGTAGGGATTAACTAA
- a CDS encoding TonB-dependent receptor: MKNIFTALLCFIAIVSQAQDKGSIVGKLTDKEVNNEPLAFANVLIKGTTKGATSDFDGLYEIPNLDPGTYIVQFSYLGYETVEIPDVSVEAGKVTTINVPMSAAAGVALEEVIVVTTSRKDSEIALLLEQKKALQIKEAISAEALTLKGIDDAAAAVAQISGISKQQGSSNVYVRGLGDRYQNTTMNGLSLPSNDVNKKNIDLNLFSTGIIENVSVSKAYTPSFYGDFAAGNVNVDSKEYTGKGYFEISLGSGFNSNALGEDFLKSEGTSFFGFYNRYDNDPFAIILSHGVDPENASEPINVSGSVEGGYSIDLNDESRLSFFATASFSNGYELREGPARDFTNVLKFDFPNTTEYAYNTTTTALGNIVYKINNENKIKYSSLFINSATDAVSFFGTNGEGFNRDGITSDDGFFVSNVQFNQDMIFVNQLTGQHVFDDKWSLDWGTGFNKVFSDEPDRKRLTLENYQFALDNDPNTNPVFFTNTAFENQRFFQSIEDDELNSFVDLHYKASENTVINFGYNGRRKERRFNSIRYGYRIFDRTTPITDVNNFDSFFTIENSSLGGIEGALYDIRILNPINNDIGAVNRPGLADNTYKGNLDIHAAYVTAEFSVGEKWLFVPGIRAESVSQNIVYDVINLPPSDPGFRDVYENIYLPSLNIRYALNEDANLRFAFSNTVSFPEFKEVAPFVYEGVTQRFGGNPDLFGGRSGNGVNYSDIYNFDLKYEWFMGRGEVLSLAAFGKLIQDPVNRVIAADATGTQRFFRTGDQAEAYGVELEIRKNLITDADENTTLSLGLNAAYTATNQDLKTIEAGDENTFGTSFDRTSDELEGASPLIINADINYSPVFENYKPKATLVFSYFSDRIFALGAGSLGNIVENAVPTLNFIWKNPIGEHFEANLSATNLLDPDITLTREGTGSGDIIIREFNLGINLGLTLKYKF, translated from the coding sequence ATGAAAAATATATTTACAGCTTTGCTCTGTTTTATAGCTATTGTCAGCCAAGCACAAGACAAGGGAAGCATAGTAGGTAAGCTTACTGATAAAGAAGTCAATAACGAGCCTTTGGCCTTCGCCAATGTGTTGATCAAGGGAACGACAAAAGGTGCAACTTCAGATTTTGACGGGCTTTATGAAATACCCAATCTAGACCCAGGCACTTACATTGTTCAATTTAGTTACTTAGGCTATGAAACTGTTGAAATACCCGATGTCTCGGTCGAAGCGGGTAAAGTAACGACAATTAACGTACCCATGAGTGCTGCTGCCGGTGTGGCTTTGGAAGAAGTTATCGTAGTGACCACATCAAGAAAAGATTCTGAAATCGCATTATTGTTAGAGCAAAAAAAAGCATTACAAATTAAAGAAGCCATTAGCGCTGAAGCGCTTACCTTAAAAGGTATTGATGATGCGGCAGCGGCAGTGGCCCAAATATCCGGTATATCAAAACAGCAAGGATCCAGTAATGTTTATGTACGTGGATTAGGGGACCGGTACCAAAATACTACGATGAACGGTTTATCGCTACCCTCCAATGATGTGAACAAAAAAAATATCGATTTAAATCTATTCTCAACTGGGATTATCGAAAACGTTTCTGTAAGTAAGGCATATACACCCTCCTTTTATGGTGATTTTGCAGCAGGTAATGTAAATGTTGATTCCAAGGAATATACGGGCAAAGGTTATTTTGAAATTTCTTTGGGCAGCGGATTTAATTCCAATGCGCTGGGCGAAGATTTTTTAAAGAGTGAAGGCACAAGCTTTTTTGGGTTTTATAATAGATATGACAATGACCCGTTCGCAATCATATTATCACATGGCGTAGATCCCGAAAATGCTTCTGAACCCATAAACGTAAGTGGCTCTGTTGAAGGTGGGTATTCCATAGATCTCAATGATGAATCAAGACTTAGCTTTTTTGCCACGGCAAGTTTCAGCAACGGTTACGAACTTAGGGAAGGACCTGCAAGGGATTTTACCAATGTATTAAAATTTGATTTCCCTAATACTACTGAGTATGCCTACAATACAACAACAACTGCTCTTGGAAACATTGTTTATAAGATCAACAATGAAAATAAAATAAAGTACAGCTCTCTTTTCATAAATAGTGCTACGGATGCCGTTAGCTTTTTTGGCACGAACGGCGAGGGTTTTAATCGTGATGGTATTACCTCGGATGACGGTTTTTTTGTTTCAAACGTACAGTTTAATCAAGATATGATATTTGTCAACCAATTAACCGGGCAGCATGTCTTTGATGATAAATGGAGTTTGGATTGGGGTACTGGTTTTAATAAAGTATTTTCTGATGAACCGGACAGAAAGCGTCTCACCCTTGAGAACTATCAATTTGCATTGGACAATGACCCGAACACAAACCCTGTCTTCTTTACAAACACGGCTTTTGAGAACCAGCGGTTTTTTCAAAGTATAGAAGACGATGAACTAAATAGCTTTGTCGACTTGCATTACAAAGCATCCGAAAATACCGTTATCAACTTTGGTTATAACGGCAGGCGTAAAGAACGTAGATTCAACAGCATACGATATGGGTATCGTATTTTTGACAGAACTACGCCAATCACAGATGTAAATAACTTTGATTCGTTCTTCACTATTGAGAATAGTAGCCTAGGCGGTATCGAAGGTGCTTTATATGATATACGTATCTTAAATCCCATCAATAATGATATTGGAGCCGTAAACAGACCTGGTCTTGCGGACAATACGTATAAGGGAAATTTAGACATACATGCAGCTTATGTAACCGCAGAATTCAGTGTAGGCGAAAAATGGCTATTTGTACCTGGAATTAGAGCTGAGTCAGTTAGCCAAAACATCGTATATGATGTAATTAACCTACCGCCAAGTGACCCAGGCTTTAGAGATGTTTACGAAAATATTTACCTACCCAGTTTAAATATTAGATATGCCTTAAATGAAGACGCCAACTTAAGATTTGCCTTTAGCAATACAGTTTCTTTTCCTGAATTTAAGGAGGTAGCACCATTCGTCTACGAAGGGGTTACCCAAAGATTTGGCGGTAATCCCGATTTGTTTGGTGGCAGGAGCGGAAACGGAGTAAATTATTCGGACATCTATAATTTTGATTTAAAGTACGAATGGTTCATGGGAAGAGGAGAGGTACTTTCCTTGGCTGCTTTTGGAAAATTAATACAAGACCCTGTAAACCGGGTTATTGCAGCAGATGCAACAGGAACCCAACGATTTTTTAGAACAGGGGATCAAGCTGAGGCCTACGGGGTAGAGTTGGAAATACGTAAAAATCTTATCACCGATGCCGATGAAAACACAACACTCTCATTAGGTTTAAATGCCGCTTACACAGCGACCAATCAAGATTTAAAGACTATAGAAGCAGGAGATGAAAATACGTTCGGAACCTCTTTTGACAGAACTTCTGATGAATTGGAGGGAGCATCTCCCCTGATTATTAATGCGGACATAAATTACAGTCCTGTATTTGAGAATTACAAACCAAAGGCGACACTGGTCTTCTCATACTTCTCGGATAGAATTTTCGCCTTGGGCGCCGGGTCTTTGGGAAACATTGTCGAAAATGCAGTGCCAACGCTAAATTTTATCTGGAAAAACCCTATTGGAGAGCACTTTGAAGCAAATTTGAGCGCAACAAATCTTTTAGATCCAGATATAACCCTGACTAGGGAAGGCACTGGAAGCGGTGATATTATTATTCGTGAATTTAACTTAGGAATTAACTTGGGACTAACCCTTAAATATAAATTTTAA